The Marivivens sp. LCG002 genome contains a region encoding:
- a CDS encoding ligase-associated DNA damage response DEXH box helicase produces MTKLPPAFETWFAARGWSPHPHQIAMVEKSQAKALLMIAPTGGGKTLSGFLPSLIELAEGSHQGLHTLYISPLKALAADIKRNLLKPVEEMNLPIRIEDRTGDTSQTAKRRQRADPPHILLTTPESLALLISYEDAPRIFAGLQRVIVDEIHALSESKRGDQLMLALSRLETLAPDLRRVGLSATVEAPDQLAKELAAAPAPCEILFADPGPEPDISMLVTETPPPWAGGGAKYAIPAVLQEVKRHKTTLIFHNTRAQAEIFFHNLWLANEDNLPIGIHHGSLSREQRETVETAMTQGRLRAIVCTGSLDLGIDWGDVDLVIQIGAPKNVKRLVQRIGRANHRYNAPSKALLVPANRFEVVECVAALEAARAHDLDGEPKDSGPLDVLCQHILICACAGPFDPTSLFGEIRTTGAYRSLSRAAFDDCLDFVATGGYALRAYDKWKRLIERKVGLWQLRDPRTARNIRMNIGTIQDTDTLKVRMRGAGKPLGEIEEGFASTLTAGDTFLIGGQIVRYEGLRELTVEVSRSASKTPKVATFNGTKFATSTRLSERILSILNADTWPNLPRHTAEWLALQREVSGMPQSGHLLAETFPFEGRHHLCLYGFAGRNAQQTLALLVTRRMETLGLDPLGFVATDYATLIWGLNEVTTPEALLDPDLLRDDLEQWLSGNAVMKRTFRAAATIAGLIERNSPQAKKSGRQATFSSDILYDTLVKYDPDHLMLRITRTEAMRGLVDFGRIEEMLSRTHGRIEHRRLSRPSPLAAPLFLEVGKIPIFGAARERLLEDEAERLIASVGLAP; encoded by the coding sequence ATGACAAAACTGCCTCCAGCCTTTGAGACTTGGTTTGCCGCGCGTGGTTGGTCCCCCCACCCGCACCAGATCGCCATGGTCGAAAAGTCGCAGGCCAAAGCGCTCCTGATGATTGCGCCGACGGGCGGGGGCAAAACGCTGTCGGGCTTCCTGCCCAGTTTGATCGAACTTGCAGAAGGCAGCCATCAGGGGCTCCATACGCTTTACATCTCCCCCCTCAAAGCGCTTGCCGCAGACATCAAACGCAACCTTCTCAAACCCGTCGAGGAAATGAACCTTCCGATACGGATCGAGGATAGGACAGGCGACACCTCCCAGACGGCCAAGCGCCGTCAAAGAGCCGACCCGCCGCATATTCTGCTCACAACCCCCGAAAGCCTTGCCCTCTTGATCAGCTACGAGGATGCCCCACGGATTTTTGCGGGGCTGCAACGGGTCATCGTCGATGAAATCCACGCCCTGAGCGAAAGCAAGCGCGGCGACCAGTTGATGCTTGCCTTGTCACGCTTGGAAACGCTCGCGCCCGACCTCCGCCGCGTTGGGCTGTCCGCAACGGTAGAAGCCCCCGATCAATTGGCAAAGGAACTCGCCGCCGCACCGGCGCCCTGCGAAATCCTCTTTGCCGACCCGGGACCGGAGCCGGACATTTCGATGCTGGTCACCGAGACCCCGCCGCCATGGGCGGGGGGCGGTGCAAAATACGCTATCCCAGCGGTGCTCCAAGAGGTCAAACGCCACAAGACCACGCTGATCTTCCACAATACCCGTGCCCAGGCCGAAATCTTTTTCCACAATCTTTGGCTGGCCAACGAAGACAACCTGCCCATCGGCATCCATCACGGCTCCTTGTCCCGCGAACAACGCGAGACGGTCGAAACCGCCATGACCCAAGGACGTTTGAGGGCCATCGTCTGCACAGGCTCGCTTGATCTGGGGATCGACTGGGGCGATGTGGATCTCGTGATCCAGATCGGTGCGCCCAAGAACGTCAAGCGTCTGGTCCAGCGGATCGGACGCGCCAACCACCGCTATAATGCACCCTCAAAGGCGCTCCTCGTGCCTGCGAACCGTTTCGAGGTGGTGGAATGTGTGGCCGCCCTCGAAGCCGCACGCGCCCATGACCTGGACGGCGAGCCCAAAGACAGCGGCCCCCTCGATGTCCTCTGCCAGCATATCCTGATCTGTGCCTGCGCGGGCCCCTTTGATCCCACATCTCTTTTTGGCGAAATTCGCACAACGGGCGCCTATCGGAGCCTCTCGCGCGCAGCCTTCGACGACTGCCTCGATTTCGTGGCCACCGGCGGCTATGCGCTGCGCGCCTATGACAAATGGAAACGCCTCATTGAACGCAAAGTCGGTCTTTGGCAGCTCCGCGATCCCCGCACCGCCCGCAACATCCGTATGAACATCGGCACCATTCAGGACACCGACACACTCAAGGTCCGTATGCGGGGCGCGGGCAAGCCGCTGGGCGAGATCGAAGAAGGCTTCGCCTCGACCCTGACGGCAGGCGATACCTTTCTGATCGGCGGACAAATCGTGCGATACGAAGGCCTCAGAGAATTGACCGTGGAAGTGTCGCGCTCTGCCTCGAAAACCCCCAAGGTCGCAACCTTCAACGGCACCAAATTCGCCACATCAACCCGCCTAAGCGAGCGCATCCTGTCCATCCTTAATGCCGATACATGGCCCAATCTGCCGCGCCACACCGCAGAATGGCTCGCGCTCCAGCGCGAGGTCTCGGGCATGCCCCAAAGCGGCCACCTCCTTGCCGAGACCTTCCCCTTCGAAGGCCGCCATCACCTGTGTCTCTACGGTTTTGCGGGGCGTAATGCACAACAGACGCTGGCGCTTCTTGTGACACGAAGGATGGAGACCCTCGGGCTCGATCCTTTGGGCTTTGTGGCGACCGATTATGCAACCTTGATCTGGGGCCTGAACGAAGTCACGACCCCCGAAGCCCTTCTTGATCCGGATCTTTTACGGGACGATCTGGAACAATGGCTCTCGGGCAACGCCGTGATGAAACGCACATTTCGCGCCGCGGCAACCATCGCAGGTCTGATCGAGCGCAACAGCCCGCAAGCCAAAAAATCGGGTCGGCAGGCCACGTTCTCTTCCGACATCCTTTATGACACTTTGGTCAAATATGACCCCGACCATCTCATGCTGCGGATCACAAGGACCGAAGCCATGCGCGGACTGGTCGATTTCGGCCGGATCGAAGAGATGCTGTCCCGCACCCATGGCAGGATCGAACACAGGCGGTTGTCACGCCCCTCCCCGCTGGCCGCCCCGCTCTTCCTCGAAGTCGGCAAGATCCCGATTTTCGGCGCCGCACGGGAGAGGTTGCTCGAGGACGAAGCAGAGCGCCTCATCGCCAGCGTCGGTCTTGCGCCCTAG
- the pdeM gene encoding ligase-associated DNA damage response endonuclease PdeM, translating to MNTHAFTLQTTQLIARPSGALFVPECATLVVSDLHLGKSDRIARRTGILVPPFENRDTLLRLEAEIDATGAETVICLGDSFDDLAAGQSLDEEETLWLARLQAGRDWIWVEGNHDPGPLDLGGSHRTEVALAALTFRHIAQIGATGEVSGHYHPKHRLGGQSRPAFLYDKDRLILPAFGTYTGGLWSDAPALKTLFQGPFVAVLTGRKAIAVPVL from the coding sequence ATGAACACCCACGCTTTCACGCTCCAGACGACACAACTGATTGCTCGCCCATCGGGTGCGCTTTTCGTGCCGGAGTGCGCGACGCTCGTGGTTTCCGACCTGCACTTGGGAAAATCCGACCGCATCGCGCGGCGCACAGGCATTCTGGTGCCCCCGTTCGAGAATCGCGACACGCTTCTCAGGCTCGAAGCCGAAATCGACGCCACAGGCGCGGAAACAGTCATCTGTCTGGGGGACAGTTTCGATGATCTCGCGGCAGGGCAAAGCCTTGACGAAGAGGAAACGCTTTGGCTCGCCCGTCTGCAGGCGGGGCGCGACTGGATCTGGGTCGAAGGCAATCATGATCCCGGACCGCTCGATCTCGGCGGAAGCCACCGCACCGAAGTTGCGCTTGCCGCCCTGACCTTCAGGCATATCGCACAGATCGGCGCCACTGGAGAGGTTTCTGGTCATTATCACCCCAAGCACAGGCTTGGCGGACAAAGTCGCCCCGCTTTTCTCTACGACAAAGACCGCCTGATCCTTCCTGCCTTCGGGACTTATACAGGCGGGCTGTGGTCCGATGCGCCCGCCCTCAAGACGCTTTTCCAAGGGCCATTCGTGGCCGTGCTCACCGGACGCAAAGCCATCGCCGTTCCTGTGCTTTAG
- the topA gene encoding type I DNA topoisomerase, producing the protein MPVVVVESPAKAKTINKYLGSDYTVLASFGHVRDLPAKDGSVDPEHDFEMQWEIANDSKKHVKAIADALKDDNELILATDPDREGEAISWHLQEALTARKAIKKDTAVSRVTFNAITKAAVTEAMKNPRQVDAPLVEAYLARRALDYLVGFNLSPVLWRKLPGAKSAGRVQSVCLRLIVEREMEIEAFRAQEYWSVKALLSNPRGQEFEARLTTLAGKKLDKFDLSNATQAEMAVQAINSRDLTVTSVEAKPASRNPSAPFMTSTLQQEASRKFGMGARQTMSAAQRLYEAGLITYMRTDGIDMAPEAVMAARDAIKANFGEKYLPTSPRMYKNKAKNAQEAHECIRPTDMFLTTEKAKITDADQRKLYDLIYKRTIASQMSAAQMERTTVDIASADGQVILRATGQVMLFEGFIAVYEEGRDDSVVDDDDKRLPQLAVGEKTAKKDVQPEQHFTQPPPRYTEATLVKRMEELGIGRPSTYASIVTTIQDRDYVTKDKGRLIPQDKGRLVTVFLTNYFKRYVEYDFTAGLENELDEVSAGEANYKEVLNRFWRDFSAAIAETSELRITDVLDKINEVLEPHLFPTKEDGSDPRACPTCGQGRLSMRTARSGGAFIGCSNYPECRYTRPFGPPGMEETGIGPDGKLLGYDDGDPISLRDGRFGPYVQRGEANEDNPKPPRASLPKGWEASSIDLEKALTLLNLPREIGPHPDDGEMIEAGIGRYGPFVKHGRVYANIKDVDEVFTIGMNRAVELLAQKAAGRGARTAAKPLKELGDHPDGGAMAVMEGRYGPYIKWEKVNATLPKDTAPEDVTVEMAIELVNAKATTKGGKKKATAKKAPAKKAATKKPAAKKTTKAKSEDE; encoded by the coding sequence ATGCCTGTTGTGGTTGTTGAATCTCCGGCTAAGGCCAAGACAATTAACAAATATCTGGGGTCCGACTACACCGTTCTCGCCTCTTTCGGTCACGTGCGTGACCTGCCCGCCAAAGACGGCTCCGTCGATCCAGAGCATGATTTCGAGATGCAGTGGGAAATTGCGAACGACAGCAAAAAGCACGTCAAAGCGATTGCCGACGCCCTCAAGGACGACAACGAACTGATCCTCGCGACCGACCCTGACCGCGAGGGAGAGGCCATTTCCTGGCACCTGCAAGAAGCTCTGACCGCTCGCAAAGCGATCAAGAAGGACACTGCCGTCAGCCGCGTGACCTTTAACGCCATCACCAAAGCCGCAGTCACCGAGGCGATGAAGAATCCGCGTCAGGTCGATGCCCCGCTGGTCGAGGCCTATCTGGCGCGCCGCGCGCTCGACTATCTTGTGGGCTTCAACCTTTCGCCCGTTCTTTGGCGCAAACTCCCAGGTGCAAAATCCGCGGGACGCGTCCAGTCGGTCTGCTTGCGCCTCATCGTCGAGCGCGAGATGGAAATCGAAGCCTTCCGCGCACAGGAATATTGGTCGGTCAAAGCTCTCCTGAGCAATCCGCGCGGCCAAGAGTTCGAAGCGCGCCTGACGACCCTTGCGGGCAAAAAGCTCGACAAATTCGACCTTTCGAACGCCACTCAGGCTGAAATGGCGGTGCAGGCGATCAATTCGCGCGATCTGACCGTGACCTCGGTCGAAGCCAAACCCGCCTCGCGCAACCCGTCTGCGCCCTTTATGACGTCGACGCTCCAGCAGGAAGCCAGCCGCAAATTCGGCATGGGCGCGCGCCAGACCATGAGCGCGGCGCAGCGTCTTTATGAAGCGGGTCTCATTACCTATATGCGAACAGACGGCATCGACATGGCACCCGAAGCCGTGATGGCCGCACGCGATGCGATCAAAGCGAACTTTGGCGAAAAATACCTGCCGACCAGCCCGCGCATGTATAAAAACAAGGCCAAGAACGCTCAGGAAGCGCACGAATGTATCCGGCCCACGGATATGTTCCTGACCACCGAAAAGGCCAAGATCACGGACGCGGATCAGCGCAAGCTTTATGATCTGATCTATAAGCGCACCATCGCCAGCCAGATGTCGGCGGCCCAGATGGAACGCACGACCGTGGACATCGCCTCTGCCGATGGTCAGGTGATCCTGCGCGCCACGGGTCAGGTTATGCTCTTCGAAGGCTTTATCGCCGTTTACGAAGAAGGTCGCGATGACTCGGTCGTCGATGACGACGACAAGCGTTTGCCGCAACTGGCCGTGGGTGAAAAGACCGCCAAGAAAGACGTCCAGCCCGAGCAGCATTTCACCCAGCCCCCGCCCCGCTACACCGAGGCCACCTTGGTCAAGCGGATGGAAGAACTCGGGATCGGCCGCCCCTCGACCTATGCGTCGATTGTGACGACCATTCAGGATCGTGACTATGTCACAAAGGACAAAGGACGTTTGATCCCGCAGGACAAAGGTCGTCTCGTGACCGTTTTCCTGACGAATTACTTCAAGCGCTATGTCGAATATGACTTTACCGCAGGCCTTGAGAACGAACTCGACGAAGTGAGCGCGGGCGAAGCCAACTATAAAGAAGTCCTGAACCGCTTCTGGCGCGATTTCTCGGCGGCGATTGCCGAAACCTCGGAACTTCGCATCACTGACGTGCTCGACAAGATCAACGAAGTGCTCGAGCCGCATCTTTTCCCGACCAAAGAAGACGGGAGCGATCCGCGCGCCTGCCCGACGTGTGGTCAGGGACGGCTTTCCATGCGCACGGCCCGTTCGGGCGGTGCCTTTATCGGCTGTTCCAACTATCCCGAATGCCGTTACACGCGCCCCTTCGGCCCTCCGGGGATGGAAGAAACGGGGATCGGCCCCGACGGCAAGCTTTTGGGCTATGATGATGGGGACCCGATCTCGCTTCGCGATGGTCGCTTCGGACCCTATGTCCAGCGCGGCGAGGCGAATGAAGACAATCCCAAGCCGCCCCGCGCCTCACTCCCCAAAGGATGGGAAGCTTCGAGCATTGATCTGGAAAAAGCCCTCACGCTTCTCAACCTTCCGCGCGAGATCGGCCCGCACCCCGATGACGGCGAGATGATCGAGGCGGGCATCGGTCGCTATGGTCCCTTTGTCAAACATGGACGGGTCTATGCGAACATCAAAGATGTGGATGAAGTCTTTACCATCGGTATGAACCGTGCTGTCGAGCTTCTTGCCCAAAAGGCAGCAGGACGCGGCGCACGCACGGCCGCCAAGCCGCTCAAAGAGCTCGGCGATCACCCAGATGGGGGCGCAATGGCCGTGATGGAGGGACGCTACGGCCCCTACATCAAATGGGAAAAGGTCAACGCGACATTGCCCAAGGACACTGCACCCGAGGACGTCACGGTCGAAATGGCGATAGAGCTGGTCAACGCAAAGGCGACGACAAAGGGCGGCAAAAAGAAAGCGACCGCCAAGAAGGCACCTGCAAAGAAAGCCGCTACGAAAAAGCCCGCGGCCAAGAAAACGACAAAAGCCAAGTCCGAAGACGAATAA
- a CDS encoding lytic transglycosylase domain-containing protein codes for MAGSSALAEGHRLQSDFTFKRVTVPTGAGPRINVQVAPRAPSAPSAPPAAGTAAPSQDVFGAVGGAVPQASQVTWFWQAISPKLEDNVPGRLVLALEAMAKASDAEKVEPPSLDALTKIASRHGRDILLATIDTKVSPALVLSVIAVESAGQSNATSRAGAQGLMQLMPATAERFGVRDPFDPVDNIKGGVAYLDWLMEVFDGDPILVLAGYNAGEGTIRDNGGVPDYVETRLYVPKVLAAWTVAKALCLTPPELISDGCVFTVKS; via the coding sequence ATGGCGGGCAGCTCTGCTTTGGCGGAGGGACATCGACTGCAGTCCGACTTTACCTTCAAGCGCGTGACGGTTCCGACCGGTGCGGGGCCGCGGATCAACGTCCAAGTCGCCCCGCGTGCGCCAAGTGCGCCATCCGCGCCGCCTGCTGCGGGGACAGCCGCGCCATCGCAAGACGTCTTTGGCGCCGTCGGAGGTGCCGTTCCACAAGCCAGTCAAGTGACCTGGTTCTGGCAGGCGATTTCACCCAAGCTTGAGGATAACGTTCCGGGCCGCCTTGTCCTTGCGCTCGAAGCCATGGCAAAGGCATCCGATGCGGAAAAGGTCGAACCGCCCAGTCTTGATGCTCTGACCAAAATTGCTTCGCGGCATGGTCGGGATATCCTGCTTGCTACAATCGACACCAAAGTGTCGCCCGCTCTTGTGCTCTCTGTCATCGCCGTTGAAAGCGCGGGCCAGAGCAATGCGACCAGCCGCGCCGGTGCACAGGGTCTGATGCAACTTATGCCCGCCACCGCAGAGCGCTTTGGTGTTCGGGACCCCTTTGACCCCGTCGACAATATCAAGGGCGGCGTCGCCTATCTTGACTGGTTGATGGAGGTCTTTGACGGGGACCCGATCCTCGTTCTTGCAGGCTATAATGCAGGCGAAGGGACGATCAGGGACAATGGCGGCGTCCCCGATTACGTCGAAACGCGTCTATATGTGCCAAAGGTTCTGGCGGCTTGGACCGTTGCCAAAGCGCTGTGCCTTACGCCGCCCGAACTCATATCGGACGGATGTGTGTTCACGGTCAAAAGCTGA
- the cpaB gene encoding Flp pilus assembly protein CpaB yields the protein MRAVFGLVLIVGLGLAGFAVYMVKGYFDQQAVALAEQRAVAEQAVPTVELIAMNRTINYGEILTKEDVSFIRYAEPFLPEGVFLTAEELFPEDQEPRIVLRQMDAMEPVLASKVTEPGEDAGLASRLGKGIRAFAINVDATSGVSGFLRPGDNVDVYWTGQNTANGGGMGGYSEVTRLIATNIPIIAVDQDTATNSSIAMVAKTVTVAVNQNQGATLTQAQSSGRLTLALVGMNDDTVAEAIEVDQKSLLGVEEAAPEVAQAEEKICTIRTNRGVEKVEIQIPCPK from the coding sequence ATGCGAGCAGTATTCGGACTCGTCCTCATCGTCGGCCTCGGATTGGCCGGCTTTGCAGTCTATATGGTCAAAGGCTACTTTGACCAACAAGCGGTTGCTCTTGCCGAGCAGCGCGCGGTCGCCGAACAGGCCGTTCCGACCGTCGAATTGATCGCGATGAACCGCACGATCAACTATGGCGAAATCCTTACGAAAGAGGATGTCTCTTTCATCCGTTATGCCGAGCCGTTTTTGCCCGAAGGCGTGTTCTTGACCGCCGAAGAACTTTTCCCCGAGGATCAGGAGCCCCGCATCGTGCTGCGCCAGATGGATGCGATGGAGCCGGTTCTGGCGTCGAAAGTGACCGAACCCGGTGAAGATGCAGGGCTTGCCTCGCGATTGGGCAAGGGCATTCGCGCCTTTGCCATCAATGTCGATGCCACCTCCGGTGTGTCGGGTTTTCTACGTCCCGGCGACAATGTCGACGTCTATTGGACGGGGCAAAACACGGCAAATGGCGGCGGCATGGGCGGCTATAGCGAAGTCACGCGCCTGATCGCGACGAACATCCCAATCATCGCAGTCGATCAGGACACCGCGACCAACAGCTCGATCGCCATGGTTGCAAAGACCGTCACCGTCGCAGTGAACCAGAACCAGGGTGCGACCCTGACCCAGGCGCAAAGCAGCGGACGACTGACGCTCGCACTTGTCGGGATGAATGACGACACCGTGGCAGAAGCAATCGAAGTCGACCAGAAGAGCCTGCTCGGGGTCGAAGAAGCCGCTCCCGAAGTGGCCCAAGCGGAAGAGAAAATCTGCACGATCCGCACCAATCGCGGTGTCGAAAAGGTCGAAATCCAGATCCCCTGCCCCAAGTAA
- a CDS encoding type II and III secretion system protein family protein translates to MTQRSFIKAALFGLSLAMTSIPSMPWAETLQVMRGAPSSALQVPMNRAVVVESDTAFAELSIANPGIADISSLSDRTIYVLGKEPGRTTLTLLGVDGRLITNVEVHVTPDIAEFKERLEQILPGEKIEVRTANDGIVLSGTVSSAARLDRALELAQRYAPDRVSNLMSVGGTQQVMLKVRFAEMERSVSKSLSSSLSVAGSALNNNLGVFGGSNSTQSATNIKDALSAGYTGAGDKNGAFLFGFNAGGLELGILLEALEARGVVRTLAEPNLTALSGQEANFLAGGEYPVPVRDSTGRLTIQYKPFGIELNFIPRVVDQDIINLELNAAVSSIDPTNGIILEGLSIDAFKRNETSTTVEMRDGESFAIAGLLSDDFRDLNGQVPWLGDIPVLGALFRSASYERAQTELVIIVTPHLVTPTRGEALALPTDRVTIPSEKDLFLFGKVTGSTPTSGAAGEVAKQDFSGSYGYVLD, encoded by the coding sequence ATGACACAACGATCTTTCATCAAAGCGGCGCTTTTCGGGCTCTCGCTTGCGATGACCAGTATACCGTCTATGCCTTGGGCAGAGACGCTTCAGGTGATGCGTGGAGCACCGTCTTCGGCACTTCAGGTGCCGATGAACCGCGCCGTTGTTGTCGAAAGTGACACAGCTTTTGCCGAGCTTTCCATCGCCAACCCCGGGATCGCGGATATTTCCTCGTTGTCGGATCGAACGATTTACGTTCTGGGCAAGGAACCCGGCCGAACGACCCTGACACTCCTTGGAGTGGACGGGCGGCTGATCACCAACGTCGAAGTTCATGTGACCCCCGATATTGCCGAATTCAAAGAACGGCTTGAGCAAATTCTGCCTGGCGAGAAAATCGAAGTGCGGACCGCCAATGACGGCATCGTTCTGTCGGGCACTGTAAGCAGCGCTGCCCGTCTAGACCGCGCCTTGGAATTGGCGCAGCGCTATGCACCCGATCGCGTCTCCAACCTGATGAGCGTCGGCGGAACCCAGCAAGTCATGCTCAAAGTGCGCTTTGCAGAGATGGAGCGTTCGGTTTCCAAATCGCTCTCGTCGTCTCTTTCGGTTGCAGGCTCGGCACTCAACAACAATCTCGGCGTCTTTGGCGGGTCGAATTCGACCCAGTCGGCCACAAACATCAAGGACGCCCTTTCCGCAGGTTACACCGGTGCGGGTGACAAGAACGGTGCGTTCTTGTTCGGCTTCAACGCGGGCGGCCTCGAACTCGGCATCCTGCTCGAAGCTCTTGAGGCGCGCGGCGTTGTCCGAACCCTTGCCGAACCCAATTTGACGGCGCTTTCGGGCCAAGAAGCGAATTTCCTCGCGGGCGGGGAATATCCTGTTCCCGTTCGGGACAGCACTGGCCGACTGACCATCCAATACAAACCCTTCGGGATCGAGCTGAACTTTATCCCGCGCGTTGTGGATCAGGACATCATCAACCTCGAACTCAACGCGGCTGTATCGTCGATCGACCCCACAAACGGTATCATCCTCGAAGGTTTGAGCATCGACGCCTTCAAGCGCAACGAAACCTCGACCACTGTGGAAATGCGTGATGGCGAAAGCTTTGCAATCGCAGGGCTTTTGTCGGACGACTTCCGCGATCTGAACGGTCAGGTGCCGTGGCTGGGCGATATTCCCGTGCTCGGCGCCTTGTTTCGCAGCGCCTCTTACGAGCGTGCGCAGACCGAGCTTGTCATTATCGTCACCCCCCATCTTGTGACCCCGACCCGTGGTGAAGCGCTTGCTCTGCCGACGGACCGCGTTACCATTCCCTCGGAAAAAGACCTCTTCCTTTTCGGCAAGGTCACGGGCAGCACACCGACCAGCGGAGCTGCGGGAGAAGTCGCCAAGCAGGACTTCAGCGGGTCTTATGGCTATGTTCTGGATTAA
- a CDS encoding OmpA family protein: MLARSLSLLSMVALLAACNNEAGYSSSYREAGLINNGADFGNSTMQNTLVMTGASSYTVNLNNRFVAQVPTTINFAFNSYVLDDEARATLRAQADFMRQFPEVRFKVYGHTDLVGSSSYNRTLGLRRAEAAVLYLQTQGIQRSRLEAVVSHGETQPLVVTEGRERANRRTVTEVTGFVNSNPMVMNGKYAEIIFRDYVQSASVPATLFNGSATGTSE, encoded by the coding sequence ATGCTCGCACGCTCCCTTTCGCTCCTCTCGATGGTTGCACTCCTTGCGGCGTGCAACAACGAAGCAGGCTATAGCTCATCCTACCGAGAGGCGGGATTGATCAACAATGGTGCGGACTTCGGCAATTCGACGATGCAAAACACCTTGGTGATGACAGGTGCGTCGAGCTATACGGTCAATCTGAACAATCGCTTCGTGGCGCAGGTGCCGACAACGATCAACTTTGCCTTCAACTCCTATGTTCTGGATGACGAGGCCCGCGCGACCTTGCGCGCTCAGGCCGACTTTATGCGTCAATTTCCCGAAGTGCGCTTCAAGGTTTACGGCCATACCGACCTCGTCGGCTCATCAAGCTACAATCGCACGCTCGGTCTGCGCCGCGCCGAGGCCGCCGTGCTCTATCTTCAGACCCAAGGCATACAGCGCTCGCGACTTGAAGCGGTTGTCAGCCATGGCGAAACACAGCCTCTTGTCGTGACCGAAGGACGTGAACGGGCCAACCGCCGCACCGTCACCGAGGTCACGGGCTTTGTGAACTCGAACCCGATGGTGATGAACGGCAAATATGCCGAGATCATCTTCCGAGATTATGTGCAAAGCGCCTCGGTTCCCGCCACGCTCTTCAACGGAAGCGCAACGGGCACGAGCGAATAA
- a CDS encoding AAA family ATPase, with the protein MSSPALLQPEPQPILACTVSRDVQLFDLLIEDMETAMGEQWGDLGFGDCMLFLEQPEAEALQFLAIALDAEDEASLDEVIALIVAAKARDIRIILVTEDVSPTALHKLLKAGGDEFVPYPLPDGELAQAIKRVTSEPEEPEIAPSRNEHNLKAKNDRSGVLIPVQGMAGGTGATTFACNLAYELSTVEKEDAPRVLLIDFDLQYGSVGTYLDVDRREAVMELITDTEAADEEAFMQATLSVHDKLYVLTSPPDIMPLDIMGPPDVERLLEIALANFDYVVVDMPTTLVEWTQTILEKAHVYFALLEIDMRSAQNTLRLKRALQSEDLPFDKLRFILNRAPGFTDLNGKARIKRLADSLGISIDVTFPDGGKQIMQANDHGQPLSSAAPKNALRKEIAKLAKSIHDVNVGEASVSTKKKKRK; encoded by the coding sequence ATGAGTAGTCCAGCGCTATTGCAACCGGAACCGCAGCCGATCCTGGCCTGCACGGTGAGCAGAGACGTGCAGCTTTTCGACCTGTTGATCGAAGACATGGAAACAGCCATGGGCGAGCAATGGGGTGACCTCGGGTTCGGCGATTGTATGCTGTTTCTCGAGCAACCCGAAGCCGAAGCGCTCCAATTCCTCGCCATTGCACTTGATGCCGAAGACGAAGCCTCGCTCGACGAGGTGATTGCATTGATTGTTGCGGCCAAAGCCCGCGACATCCGCATTATTCTCGTGACCGAGGATGTCTCGCCGACCGCTCTTCATAAACTTCTCAAGGCAGGCGGCGACGAATTCGTGCCTTACCCGCTCCCTGATGGCGAATTGGCTCAGGCGATCAAACGTGTGACTTCGGAACCTGAAGAGCCTGAAATCGCCCCGAGCCGGAACGAGCATAATCTCAAGGCCAAGAATGACCGCTCGGGTGTGTTGATCCCCGTTCAAGGTATGGCGGGTGGCACAGGAGCAACGACTTTTGCCTGTAATCTGGCTTACGAGCTTTCAACCGTCGAAAAGGAGGATGCCCCGCGCGTTCTCTTGATCGACTTCGATCTGCAATACGGATCGGTCGGAACCTATCTCGACGTCGATCGCCGCGAGGCGGTGATGGAGCTTATCACCGATACCGAAGCAGCCGACGAAGAAGCCTTTATGCAGGCGACGTTGAGCGTGCATGATAAGCTCTATGTTCTGACGTCACCGCCCGACATTATGCCCTTGGATATCATGGGACCGCCTGATGTCGAACGTTTGCTCGAAATTGCTTTGGCGAACTTCGACTATGTTGTCGTCGATATGCCGACCACGCTCGTGGAATGGACCCAAACCATTCTCGAAAAGGCGCACGTCTATTTTGCGCTTCTCGAGATCGACATGCGCTCCGCCCAGAACACGCTTCGGCTCAAGCGTGCGCTCCAGTCCGAGGATCTTCCCTTTGACAAGCTCAGGTTCATCTTGAACCGCGCGCCCGGATTCACCGACCTGAACGGCAAAGCCCGTATCAAACGGCTTGCCGACAGCTTGGGTATCTCTATCGACGTGACCTTCCCCGATGGCGGCAAGCAGATCATGCAGGCCAACGATCACGGCCAGCCACTGTCAAGCGCGGCACCCAAGAATGCGCTTCGCAAGGAAATCGCCAAGCTCGCCAAATCGATCCACGACGTCAACGTGGGCGAAGCCAGTGTTTCGACGAAAAAGAAAAAGCGAAAGTAA